In one window of Frigoriglobus tundricola DNA:
- a CDS encoding DUF4058 family protein, with amino-acid sequence MPSPFPGMNPYLEQSSVWRDFHASFLVTLRSVLVPRVRPKYHVELEESLFIDPTGDGPRLFAVADSAVADPAPEERGPGGTVTVTVVAAPLTVTVPGVTKKKMRRLVVRDSKSQDEVTAIELLSPSNKAAGADRDKYLERRVEVLTSAANFVELDFLRGGQRMPIRPRPECEYYALVSRAWQRPEIGLGPLKLRDPLPAIPVPLRPGEPEPLIELKAVLDRTDDEAGYEDRTYRTPPDPPLTAADTSWARAFVPAPVAP; translated from the coding sequence ATGCCGTCGCCGTTCCCGGGCATGAACCCGTACCTGGAGCAGTCCTCTGTCTGGCGGGACTTTCACGCCTCGTTTCTGGTCACCTTACGGTCGGTACTCGTTCCGCGCGTCCGTCCGAAGTACCACGTCGAGCTGGAAGAGTCGCTCTTCATCGATCCCACCGGAGACGGCCCGCGGCTGTTCGCGGTGGCGGATTCGGCCGTCGCGGATCCGGCTCCCGAAGAGCGCGGCCCTGGCGGAACTGTAACGGTAACAGTTGTCGCCGCCCCCCTGACCGTGACGGTGCCGGGGGTCACGAAGAAAAAGATGCGCCGGCTGGTCGTCCGCGACAGCAAGAGTCAGGACGAGGTGACGGCGATCGAACTTCTCAGCCCGTCGAACAAGGCGGCCGGCGCCGACCGGGACAAGTATCTGGAGAGGCGCGTCGAGGTGCTGACGAGCGCCGCGAACTTCGTTGAACTCGACTTCCTTCGCGGCGGGCAGCGGATGCCGATTCGCCCGCGGCCCGAGTGCGAGTACTATGCGCTGGTGAGCCGGGCGTGGCAGCGGCCGGAGATCGGGCTTGGGCCGCTGAAGCTGCGCGACCCGCTCCCGGCAATCCCGGTCCCACTGCGACCGGGCGAGCCGGAACCGCTGATCGAGCTGAAGGCCGTCCTCGACCGCACCGATGACGAGGCCGGTTACGAGGACCGCACCTACCGCACGCCGCCCGATCCGCCGCTCACGGCAGCGGACACGAGCTGGGCGAGAGCGTTCGTTCCGGCACCAGTGGCGCCGTAG
- a CDS encoding glucose-6-phosphate isomerase, whose protein sequence is MQLPDENIEYQFTRLLVPQHETWTPLAELQNQHLLPPEEVERIKKRATEVRGQVAAERELQNPPTNMRPLQPGFIDLPQQQLEGYKRKQDRSELGRVLRVAQRLRDTVDRVVVLGIGGSYLASKAIFDALCHTYHNEMPAKLRMGKPRIYFEGNNVDNDALQDLFELLENTCVEPDLVEERWGVVVISKSGDTLETAAAYRAVRGEAAKFYGPKSELLRKVIAPITGAKNSKLRELCKADGIPDDDILTIPDEIGGRFSVFTGVGLLPAAVMGLDVRAMLLGAATMTRRFIEEPFDRNPVLQFAAVNHLMTERGKTTRVLSAWSKKLEAVGWWYDQLLSESLGKTGRGATPITTVGTRDLHSRGQQHQDGTRDKLINNLVVRQVKHPAVMIGMADRNEDDLNQFSRKGMPDLLDAAFRGANEAYADVARPTADIVLPMISEHTIGQLLQMLMLATVVEGRLAGTNPYGQPGVEAYKANMLRALKATPNLPKGEVRDAAKGV, encoded by the coding sequence ATGCAACTGCCCGACGAGAACATCGAGTACCAGTTTACGCGATTGCTGGTCCCGCAGCACGAAACCTGGACCCCGCTCGCCGAGCTTCAGAACCAGCACCTGCTCCCCCCGGAAGAGGTGGAGCGGATCAAGAAGCGGGCGACCGAGGTGCGTGGGCAGGTGGCGGCGGAGCGCGAGCTCCAGAACCCGCCGACCAACATGCGCCCCCTCCAGCCCGGGTTCATCGACCTGCCGCAGCAGCAGCTCGAGGGGTACAAGCGGAAACAGGACCGGAGCGAACTCGGCCGCGTCCTGCGGGTCGCGCAGCGGCTCCGCGACACCGTGGACCGGGTCGTCGTCCTGGGCATCGGCGGCAGCTACCTCGCGTCCAAGGCGATCTTCGACGCCCTCTGCCACACCTACCACAACGAGATGCCCGCGAAGCTGCGGATGGGCAAGCCGCGCATCTACTTCGAGGGCAACAACGTCGATAACGACGCGCTCCAGGACCTGTTCGAGCTGCTGGAGAACACCTGCGTCGAACCCGACCTGGTCGAGGAGCGGTGGGGCGTCGTCGTCATCAGCAAGTCCGGCGACACGCTCGAAACCGCGGCCGCCTACCGGGCGGTGCGGGGCGAGGCGGCGAAGTTCTACGGCCCGAAGTCCGAGCTGCTCCGCAAGGTGATCGCGCCGATCACCGGGGCGAAGAACAGCAAGCTCCGCGAGCTGTGCAAGGCCGACGGCATCCCCGACGACGACATCCTCACCATCCCGGACGAGATCGGCGGGCGGTTCAGCGTGTTCACCGGCGTGGGCCTGCTGCCGGCCGCGGTGATGGGGCTGGACGTGCGGGCCATGCTGCTCGGCGCCGCCACCATGACGCGGCGGTTCATCGAGGAGCCGTTCGACCGCAACCCGGTCCTCCAGTTCGCCGCCGTCAACCACCTCATGACCGAGCGGGGCAAGACGACGCGGGTCCTGTCCGCGTGGTCGAAGAAGCTCGAAGCGGTCGGCTGGTGGTACGACCAGCTCCTGAGCGAGTCGCTGGGCAAGACCGGCCGCGGGGCGACGCCGATCACGACCGTGGGCACGCGCGACCTGCACAGCCGCGGGCAGCAGCACCAGGACGGCACCCGCGACAAGCTCATCAACAACCTCGTGGTGCGGCAGGTGAAGCACCCGGCGGTGATGATCGGGATGGCCGACCGGAACGAGGACGACCTGAACCAGTTCAGCCGCAAGGGGATGCCGGACCTGCTGGACGCGGCGTTCCGCGGCGCGAACGAGGCCTACGCGGACGTCGCCCGGCCGACGGCCGACATCGTGCTGCCGATGATCTCCGAACACACCATCGGCCAGTTGCTCCAGATGCTGATGCTGGCGACGGTGGTGGAGGGCCGGTTGGCCGGCACGAACCCGTACGGCCAGCCGGGCGTGGAGGCGTACAAGGCGAACATGCTGCGCGCCCTCAAGGCGACGCCGAACCTGCCCAAGGGCGAGGTCCGCGACGCGGCGAAGGGCGTGTGA
- a CDS encoding 2,3-bisphosphoglycerate-independent phosphoglycerate mutase, translating to MNTHDLIRDLREPAKTKIVLLVADGLGGLPLHSGGMTELETASTPNLDACARDGVTGLSIPVLPGITPGSGPGHLGLFGYDPLEYRIGRGILEALGINFAVGAKDVAIRGNFCTLGADGTITDRRAGRPTNEKNKAAVEKLRTITIPGVELFVEPVKEHRFVLVIRGDGLGDLVNDTDPQAVGVAPLKAAGGDAASQRTAEVVNRFVAEATKVLAPEAPINGATLRGFATYPKIATFADIYGLKAAAIAVYPMYKGLARLVGMDILEPGPTLHGQIETLANVWNDYDFFFLHYKYTDSTGEDGNFPAKVQMIEKLDAIVPDILALKPDVFIVTGDHSTPSKMKSHSWHPVPTLLLSDVCRPDEVVHFNERSCLRGGLGQFYAKHLMLLAMANAGRLGKYGA from the coding sequence ATGAACACACACGACTTGATTCGCGATCTCCGCGAACCGGCCAAGACCAAAATCGTCCTCCTCGTCGCCGACGGGCTGGGCGGGCTCCCGCTCCACTCCGGCGGAATGACCGAACTGGAGACGGCCAGCACGCCGAACCTGGACGCCTGCGCCCGCGACGGCGTGACCGGGTTGAGCATTCCCGTGCTGCCCGGAATCACCCCCGGGAGCGGCCCCGGCCACCTCGGGCTGTTCGGTTACGACCCGCTGGAATACCGCATCGGCCGCGGGATTCTTGAGGCGCTGGGCATCAATTTCGCGGTCGGCGCGAAAGACGTGGCGATCCGCGGCAACTTCTGCACGCTGGGCGCCGACGGGACAATCACCGACCGCCGCGCCGGCCGGCCGACGAACGAAAAAAATAAGGCCGCGGTGGAGAAGCTCCGCACGATCACGATTCCCGGCGTGGAACTGTTCGTGGAACCCGTCAAGGAGCACCGGTTCGTGCTGGTGATCCGCGGGGACGGCCTGGGCGACCTCGTGAACGACACCGACCCGCAGGCGGTCGGCGTGGCGCCCCTGAAGGCCGCGGGCGGCGATGCCGCGTCCCAGAGGACCGCGGAGGTGGTCAACCGGTTCGTCGCGGAAGCGACGAAGGTGCTGGCGCCCGAGGCCCCGATCAACGGCGCCACGCTCCGCGGGTTCGCGACCTACCCGAAGATCGCCACGTTCGCAGACATTTATGGCCTGAAGGCCGCCGCCATCGCGGTTTACCCGATGTACAAGGGGCTGGCCCGGCTCGTCGGCATGGACATCCTCGAACCCGGCCCGACGCTGCACGGGCAGATCGAAACGCTCGCCAATGTGTGGAACGACTACGACTTCTTCTTCCTGCACTACAAGTACACGGACAGCACCGGCGAGGACGGCAACTTCCCCGCGAAGGTGCAGATGATCGAGAAGCTGGACGCGATCGTTCCGGACATCCTCGCGCTGAAGCCGGACGTGTTCATCGTGACCGGCGACCACAGCACGCCGAGCAAGATGAAGTCGCACTCGTGGCACCCGGTCCCGACGCTGTTGCTGTCCGACGTGTGCCGCCCGGACGAGGTGGTCCACTTCAACGAGCGGTCCTGTCTCCGCGGCGGGCTGGGCCAGTTCTACGCGAAGCACCTGATGCTGCTCGCGATGGCGAACGCGGGGCGGCTGGGCAAGTACGGGGCGTAG
- a CDS encoding RNA polymerase sigma factor: MAVDSPNALSRHIRHRAGLAESDVTDGQLLDRFAGARDEAAFAELVRRHGPMVLSVCRRTVGNADDADDAFQATFLVLARKARGLTALPTLAGWAYQAARRSALKARATAVRRRAREAAAARPEGTEEMPDQADVLAGIEQELARLPKRYRDPLVLCGLCGRSRKEVAAQLGVREGTLASRLATARAMLAERLRRRGVAVPIVAITVWESSASGGVPAALADATMKVVTGTVPAAVGRIASEVTRAMFLSQFRTGALVLAAVAMASAAGVSALAGGTANPPAGDPKGPPNPSVTLAAKAPAPVPPNPAWKTEFNKAYGLKDGEVMKRIAPPFPDCRLEYFKNTPGYEQMAALPPRHRPNFLSFRVNAKGDPERPWGLQQQEVDVRGVLMMAVRIPMLEVEGEDGALATPVGGDFVYRGASSVEERVAALNRILRAECKLAVKLTFREVEREVVVARGTLKVAPLAGQDKNHVEVFAKEIGKGEAWGSRNDLNGFMIDLGEFLGRRIVNEAKAGKDGVISYGLSVRQTPPHFRLEPPHPKYDPKIVYDPAIDAEDRDPKLVLRNVEKQTGLTFTTEKRKVRVLFVEQEKK; the protein is encoded by the coding sequence ATGGCCGTCGATTCCCCGAACGCTCTGAGCCGACACATCCGTCACCGGGCGGGTTTGGCCGAATCCGACGTCACGGACGGCCAGCTACTCGACCGCTTCGCGGGCGCGCGGGACGAGGCCGCGTTCGCGGAGCTGGTGCGCCGACACGGGCCGATGGTTCTGAGCGTGTGTCGGCGAACGGTCGGAAACGCGGACGACGCGGACGACGCGTTCCAGGCGACGTTTCTCGTTCTGGCCCGTAAGGCGCGGGGGCTCACCGCACTGCCGACACTCGCCGGATGGGCCTACCAAGCCGCGCGCCGGTCGGCACTCAAGGCGAGGGCAACGGCCGTGCGGCGAAGGGCGCGAGAGGCCGCCGCGGCGCGGCCCGAAGGAACGGAGGAAATGCCCGACCAGGCGGACGTACTCGCGGGGATCGAGCAAGAACTCGCTCGCTTGCCGAAACGGTACCGCGACCCGCTGGTCCTGTGCGGGCTGTGTGGACGGTCGCGCAAAGAGGTCGCGGCGCAGCTCGGTGTCCGGGAGGGAACGCTCGCGAGTCGCCTGGCGACGGCCCGCGCGATGCTCGCCGAACGGCTCCGGCGCCGCGGGGTGGCGGTGCCGATCGTGGCGATCACGGTCTGGGAGAGTTCTGCGTCCGGCGGGGTTCCGGCCGCGCTGGCAGACGCAACGATGAAGGTCGTGACCGGGACGGTCCCGGCGGCCGTGGGGCGAATCGCTTCAGAGGTCACGAGAGCCATGTTCCTGAGCCAATTCCGAACGGGCGCCCTCGTTCTCGCCGCGGTTGCCATGGCGAGCGCCGCGGGGGTGAGCGCGCTCGCCGGCGGCACCGCGAACCCGCCCGCGGGCGACCCCAAGGGGCCACCGAACCCTTCGGTGACCCTGGCCGCCAAGGCTCCGGCGCCGGTCCCGCCGAACCCCGCCTGGAAGACGGAATTCAACAAGGCCTATGGGCTCAAGGACGGAGAGGTAATGAAGCGGATCGCCCCGCCTTTCCCGGATTGCCGGCTGGAATACTTCAAGAACACGCCGGGCTACGAGCAGATGGCCGCTTTGCCGCCCAGACACCGGCCCAACTTCCTGTCGTTTCGGGTCAACGCCAAGGGCGACCCGGAACGGCCTTGGGGGCTCCAACAACAAGAAGTGGACGTTCGGGGTGTGCTGATGATGGCCGTTCGGATTCCCATGCTGGAGGTCGAAGGGGAGGACGGTGCGCTCGCCACTCCGGTCGGGGGAGATTTCGTGTACCGTGGCGCGTCATCGGTCGAGGAACGGGTTGCGGCTCTGAATCGCATCCTCCGCGCCGAGTGCAAGCTGGCCGTGAAGCTGACGTTCCGGGAGGTCGAGCGGGAGGTCGTGGTTGCCCGCGGCACGCTCAAAGTCGCGCCGCTCGCGGGGCAGGACAAGAATCACGTCGAAGTGTTCGCAAAGGAAATCGGGAAAGGCGAAGCCTGGGGCAGCCGAAACGACCTGAATGGCTTCATGATCGATCTGGGAGAGTTTCTTGGGCGGCGGATCGTGAACGAGGCGAAGGCGGGCAAGGACGGAGTCATCAGTTACGGCCTGAGCGTGCGACAAACGCCGCCACATTTCCGCCTTGAGCCGCCGCACCCGAAGTACGATCCAAAAATTGTTTACGATCCAGCCATCGACGCCGAGGACCGCGATCCGAAGTTGGTACTCCGAAACGTCGAGAAGCAGACCGGGCTCACGTTCACGACCGAGAAGCGGAAGGTGCGGGTGCTGTTCGTCGAGCAAGAAAAGAAGTAA
- the recA gene encoding recombinase RecA, whose protein sequence is MAEKADKVEKAKDKHEGMGSKELKTALAAIEKEFGKGSIMSLGDMGGLDIDCISTGSLSLDLALGGKGLPRGRVVEIYGAEASGKTTIALHCIAQAQKAGGVAAFIDAEHALDPSWAKRLGVDLDNLLVSQPSYGEEGLRIAEMLIKSNAVDIIIVDSVAALVPKNEIQESEIGDTKVGLQARLMSQAMRILTPQINKSRTCLVFINQIRQKIGVMYGDPNTTTGGLALKFYASVRMEVKRVTHVKDGEDTIGAETRVRVVKNKIAPPFRNAEFELLHDRGIDFEGDVIKLALEDEIIEKSGAHFSYKDQRLGQGLKNAVEFLRENPAVRDEIAAQVREKRKPKVVDEAALAATAAQEEAEAAAELAALGEDVVAEAPKKKRGKAAAE, encoded by the coding sequence ATGGCCGAGAAGGCGGACAAAGTGGAGAAGGCCAAGGACAAGCACGAGGGCATGGGCAGCAAGGAACTGAAGACCGCCCTCGCGGCGATCGAGAAGGAGTTCGGTAAGGGCTCGATCATGTCGCTCGGCGACATGGGCGGCCTGGACATCGACTGCATCTCGACCGGCTCCCTCAGCCTCGACCTCGCGCTCGGCGGCAAGGGCCTGCCCCGCGGCCGGGTAGTCGAGATCTACGGTGCGGAAGCCAGCGGGAAGACGACCATCGCGCTCCACTGCATCGCGCAAGCTCAGAAGGCCGGCGGCGTTGCGGCGTTCATCGACGCCGAACACGCCCTCGACCCGAGCTGGGCGAAGCGGCTCGGCGTGGACCTCGACAACCTCCTCGTGAGCCAGCCCAGCTACGGCGAAGAGGGGCTGCGGATCGCCGAGATGCTCATCAAGTCCAACGCCGTGGACATCATCATCGTGGACTCGGTCGCGGCCCTCGTGCCCAAGAACGAGATCCAGGAGAGCGAGATCGGCGACACGAAGGTCGGCCTCCAGGCCCGGCTCATGAGCCAGGCGATGCGCATCCTGACGCCGCAGATCAACAAGAGCCGCACGTGCCTGGTGTTCATCAACCAGATCCGGCAGAAGATCGGCGTCATGTACGGCGACCCGAACACCACCACCGGCGGCCTGGCGCTGAAGTTCTACGCCAGCGTGCGGATGGAGGTGAAGCGGGTGACGCACGTGAAGGACGGCGAGGACACCATCGGCGCCGAGACCCGCGTGCGGGTGGTGAAGAACAAGATCGCCCCGCCGTTCCGCAACGCCGAGTTCGAGCTGCTCCACGACCGCGGCATCGACTTCGAGGGCGACGTCATCAAGTTGGCCCTAGAGGACGAGATCATCGAGAAGAGCGGCGCGCACTTCTCGTACAAGGACCAGCGGCTCGGCCAGGGGCTGAAGAACGCGGTCGAGTTCCTCCGCGAGAACCCGGCCGTGCGCGACGAGATCGCCGCACAGGTCCGCGAGAAGCGGAAGCCGAAGGTGGTGGACGAGGCGGCGCTGGCCGCGACCGCGGCCCAGGAAGAGGCCGAAGCCGCCGCCGAACTCGCGGCCCTCGGCGAGGACGTGGTCGCGGAAGCGCCCAAGAAGAAGCGCGGCAAGGCCGCCGCGGAGTAA
- a CDS encoding lipid II flippase MurJ, which produces MDVRGSSNRSLAIGAATNWAAFAATLAVGFFLAPYLVRGLGDARYGVWCVVESILAYFTLFDLGIAACLVRFVAKHHATGDRAELNRIVSASFGLFLLAAVGVMTLGGALAPFVAPGLERKLGAPGDVLPFMLLMLANLAVSLPLSVFPTALDGLQRFGAKSGVRLGCLVLRVGGIVWVMETRPGLLPLAVVFTIANLLEHALAALTCFRFLPGLRLSHRLIDRATLREVRGYSVDAFLAMLAGRITVQTGAIVVGGFLTVSAAAHYALASRLVELTKNLLRSVTTTLTPAVSQREATGDFDGVRRVLLDGTRWVLYLVLPIHLGLLAFGRPFLTRWVGGAQYADWCFPAMAVLSATLTIGVAQSVASRVLYGMGKLTLFARLALVEAVVNLGLSLALVGPFGMVGVAVAVAVPNVLFCLFVITYSCRTLDIGAARYLSTSWLKPLAAACAPAVVWPLVTPAEPTWASIATGLAAGLAPYVIAVALMEAELRPIARRAWPATPARSLQPAPPTARA; this is translated from the coding sequence ATGGACGTTCGCGGTTCTTCCAACCGCTCACTCGCAATCGGGGCCGCCACCAACTGGGCGGCGTTCGCGGCCACACTCGCGGTCGGGTTCTTCCTCGCGCCGTACCTCGTGCGCGGCCTCGGTGACGCCCGCTACGGCGTGTGGTGCGTCGTCGAAAGCATCCTCGCGTACTTCACCCTGTTCGACCTCGGCATCGCGGCGTGCCTCGTGCGGTTCGTGGCGAAGCACCACGCGACCGGCGACCGCGCCGAGTTGAACCGCATCGTCTCCGCCAGTTTCGGCCTGTTCCTGCTCGCGGCGGTAGGCGTGATGACCCTGGGCGGCGCGCTCGCGCCGTTCGTTGCGCCGGGGCTGGAGCGGAAGCTCGGGGCGCCCGGCGACGTGCTGCCGTTCATGCTGCTCATGCTCGCGAACCTGGCGGTTTCGCTGCCGCTGAGCGTCTTCCCGACCGCCCTCGACGGTCTCCAGCGGTTCGGCGCGAAGAGCGGCGTGCGGCTCGGGTGCCTCGTGCTGCGCGTCGGCGGCATCGTGTGGGTGATGGAGACGCGGCCGGGGCTGTTGCCGCTCGCGGTCGTCTTCACAATCGCCAACCTGCTCGAACACGCGCTCGCGGCCCTGACGTGTTTTCGGTTCCTGCCGGGCCTGCGGCTCTCGCACCGGCTCATCGACCGCGCCACGCTGCGCGAGGTGCGCGGGTACAGCGTCGACGCGTTCCTGGCGATGCTCGCGGGCCGCATCACCGTGCAGACCGGGGCGATCGTCGTCGGCGGGTTCCTCACGGTCTCGGCCGCGGCGCACTACGCCCTGGCGTCGCGCCTGGTGGAGCTGACGAAGAACCTGCTCCGCTCCGTGACCACCACGCTCACGCCCGCGGTGAGCCAGCGCGAAGCCACCGGCGACTTCGACGGCGTCCGCCGCGTGCTGCTGGACGGCACCCGCTGGGTGCTGTACCTCGTCCTGCCGATCCACCTCGGGCTGCTGGCGTTCGGCCGCCCGTTCCTGACGCGGTGGGTCGGCGGCGCGCAGTACGCCGACTGGTGCTTCCCCGCGATGGCGGTGCTGTCCGCCACGCTCACGATCGGCGTCGCGCAATCGGTCGCGTCCCGCGTCCTGTACGGGATGGGCAAGCTGACCCTGTTCGCGCGGCTGGCGCTGGTGGAGGCGGTGGTGAATCTCGGTCTGAGCCTCGCGCTCGTCGGCCCGTTCGGGATGGTGGGCGTCGCGGTCGCGGTCGCGGTGCCGAACGTGCTGTTCTGCCTGTTCGTGATTACTTACTCGTGCCGCACTCTGGACATCGGCGCGGCGCGGTACCTGTCCACGAGCTGGCTGAAGCCGCTGGCGGCCGCGTGCGCGCCCGCGGTGGTGTGGCCGCTCGTCACGCCCGCGGAACCGACGTGGGCGAGCATCGCGACGGGGCTCGCGGCCGGGCTCGCGCCGTACGTGATCGCGGTGGCGCTGATGGAGGCCGAGCTGCGACCGATCGCCCGCCGCGCGTGGCCGGCTACGCCCGCGCGATCCCTTCAACCCGCGCCGCCAACTGCTCGGGCGTGA
- a CDS encoding DUF167 domain-containing protein translates to MPVTITPHAEGATLALRVQPKAKRNAVLGEQAGALKVSVTAPPEDGRANEAVIALLREVLHLQRSQVALVSGQTNRNKVVLVRGVTPEQLAARVEGIARA, encoded by the coding sequence ATGCCCGTCACAATCACGCCGCACGCGGAAGGCGCGACGCTCGCTCTCCGCGTGCAACCGAAAGCGAAGCGGAACGCGGTTCTCGGGGAGCAGGCCGGCGCACTGAAGGTGAGTGTGACCGCGCCGCCGGAGGACGGCCGCGCGAACGAGGCCGTGATCGCCCTGTTGCGCGAAGTGCTGCACCTTCAACGATCCCAGGTGGCGCTCGTCAGCGGACAAACGAACCGGAACAAGGTGGTCCTCGTTCGCGGCGTCACGCCCGAGCAGTTGGCGGCGCGGGTTGAAGGGATCGCGCGGGCGTAG
- a CDS encoding ester cyclase, whose amino-acid sequence MSSANAAIARRWFEEVWNQRRTETIFELSAPAGLGATEFGPVADAQAFLDLVYLPFVTGFPDLRVDVEDVVSERDQAVVRWRAIGTHTGDVLGVPATGKRVSFRGVTWLGLRAGKLAQCWDSWNAHGLLQTLQGGPPAASVTLL is encoded by the coding sequence ATGAGCAGCGCGAACGCGGCGATCGCACGGCGGTGGTTCGAGGAGGTGTGGAACCAGCGCCGCACCGAGACGATCTTCGAACTGAGCGCCCCGGCGGGTCTGGGCGCGACGGAGTTCGGACCCGTCGCGGACGCGCAAGCGTTTCTGGATCTCGTGTACCTCCCGTTCGTGACCGGCTTCCCCGATCTGCGCGTTGACGTCGAAGACGTCGTGAGCGAGCGGGATCAGGCGGTCGTTCGGTGGCGGGCGATCGGGACACACACGGGCGACGTACTGGGCGTTCCGGCGACGGGCAAGCGCGTGTCGTTCCGCGGCGTGACGTGGCTCGGTCTGCGCGCCGGGAAGCTGGCGCAGTGCTGGGACAGTTGGAACGCGCACGGCCTGTTGCAGACGCTCCAGGGCGGTCCGCCCGCGGCGTCGGTGACCCTTTTGTGA
- the pyrF gene encoding orotidine-5'-phosphate decarboxylase produces MPTFADRLAEAVRQKGPLCVGIDPRWESLPKAIRDPLRDELPEERAAIGYFEFGRKVLELVRPFSGVVKPQAAFFEQIGPNGMEMLQLLLREARLLGFVTVLDAKRGDIASTATAYADAAFAGCTVDGDSFPVWDADALTVNPYLGRDAVEPFLTAAKKADRGTFVLVRTSNPGAGLFQDLVCNGQPVYRHVAAEVANWNAPTRGACGLGDVGAVVGATHPKELAELRAAMPDVWLLVPGYGAQGGTAADVKVAYRPDGLGAIVNSSRGVTFPFHPDDPDWEAKIVAAAQKAAAELKP; encoded by the coding sequence ATGCCCACCTTCGCCGACCGACTGGCCGAAGCCGTCCGCCAGAAAGGCCCGCTGTGCGTCGGCATCGACCCGCGGTGGGAATCGCTGCCGAAGGCCATTCGTGACCCGCTGCGCGACGAACTGCCGGAAGAGCGCGCCGCGATCGGCTATTTCGAGTTCGGCCGCAAGGTGCTGGAACTGGTCCGCCCGTTCTCTGGCGTGGTGAAGCCGCAGGCCGCGTTCTTCGAGCAGATCGGGCCGAACGGGATGGAGATGCTCCAGCTCCTCCTCCGCGAGGCCCGGCTCCTCGGCTTCGTCACCGTCCTCGACGCGAAGCGCGGCGACATCGCCTCCACCGCGACCGCCTACGCCGACGCCGCGTTCGCCGGCTGCACCGTTGACGGCGACTCGTTCCCCGTGTGGGACGCCGACGCCCTCACCGTCAACCCGTACCTCGGTCGCGACGCCGTCGAGCCGTTCCTCACGGCCGCGAAGAAGGCGGACCGCGGTACGTTCGTGCTGGTCCGCACGAGCAACCCCGGCGCGGGGCTGTTTCAGGATCTGGTGTGTAACGGCCAGCCGGTCTACCGACACGTCGCGGCCGAAGTGGCGAACTGGAACGCGCCGACGCGCGGCGCGTGCGGCCTGGGGGACGTGGGCGCGGTGGTCGGTGCGACGCACCCGAAGGAGCTGGCGGAGCTGCGGGCGGCGATGCCGGACGTGTGGCTGCTCGTGCCGGGCTACGGCGCGCAGGGCGGCACCGCGGCCGACGTGAAGGTGGCGTACCGCCCGGACGGGCTCGGGGCGATCGTGAACAGCTCGCGCGGGGTGACGTTCCCGTTCCACCCCGACGACCCCGATTGGGAAGCGAAAATCGTAGCCGCCGCTCAGAAAGCCGCGGCGGAACTGAAACCATAA
- a CDS encoding IS1595 family transposase: MRGKKGVRHPNPDDPPRRRANKRRGHGNFANDRPPVVGVVSRDTGAIVLEVVERTDQETLIAFVTEHTDDGATVYTDEWSGYARLSAEGRGHATVNHTPGQREWARDDDGDGIREVHDNTLEGLWAALRTFLRPFRGISKHYLHQYVAVFQWAYNKVGVAGMVRTLLGLPLSTPTAS, encoded by the coding sequence ATGCGGGGGAAAAAAGGGGTCCGGCACCCGAACCCGGACGACCCGCCCCGACGCCGGGCCAACAAGCGGCGCGGGCACGGGAACTTCGCCAACGACCGCCCGCCGGTGGTCGGGGTGGTGAGCCGGGACACCGGGGCCATCGTCCTGGAGGTCGTCGAACGAACGGACCAGGAGACCCTGATCGCGTTCGTGACCGAACATACCGATGATGGCGCGACCGTATACACGGATGAGTGGTCGGGGTACGCGCGGCTGTCCGCGGAGGGCCGCGGGCATGCCACGGTGAACCACACCCCGGGCCAACGGGAGTGGGCTCGGGATGACGACGGGGACGGGATCCGCGAGGTCCACGATAACACGCTCGAGGGCCTGTGGGCGGCCCTCCGCACGTTCCTGCGACCGTTCCGCGGGATCAGCAAGCACTACCTCCACCAGTACGTTGCCGTCTTCCAATGGGCATACAACAAGGTCGGCGTTGCGGGCATGGTCCGCACACTACTGGGCCTGCCCCTGTCCACCCCGACGGCCTCATGA